The Pseudalkalibacillus hwajinpoensis DNA window TATCCGTCCTAACCGATTACTTGTCGTTATTTTTCTTATCGTTTGGTTCATCATCATCATCTGCGAGACCCTTTGTTGCGTTCTTGAATTCACGAAGTGTATTACCTGCAGCTTTACCAAGCTCCGGCAATTTCTTCGGTCCAAAAATAATTAAAGCAACTACTGCAACTAGAGCGATACTTGCGCCACCCATTCCCATGCGTGTCACCTCCTTATAATGTTCTTAAACTGGATAATGCTTCATGAAGTAAACGAGAGCTTGCAGCTCAACCGCGAGATCGATGTGATGGACGCGAATATGATCAGGAACAGTCAAACGTGCTGGAGTAAAATTCAGAATACCTCTCACTCCAGTGTCATTCAT harbors:
- a CDS encoding twin-arginine translocase TatA/TatE family subunit, with protein sequence MGMGGASIALVAVVALIIFGPKKLPELGKAAGNTLREFKNATKGLADDDDEPNDKKNNDK